From a region of the Nyctibius grandis isolate bNycGra1 chromosome 10, bNycGra1.pri, whole genome shotgun sequence genome:
- the ACTR8 gene encoding actin-related protein 8 has product MTQAEKGEAENGKDKERDREREQRGAKRPIVPAAVPESLQEQIQSNFIVVIHPGSTTLRLGRATDTLPVGIPHVIARRHKQQGQAAYRDSWLLRDGLNKPESTEQRQNGLKMVDQAIWSKKMSNGARRIPVSPDQARSYNRQMRPAILDHSSGAKWTNTSNHPEFLVGEEALYVNPLDSYNIHWPIRRGQLNLHTGPGGSLTAVLADLEVIWSHAIQKYLEIPLKDLKYYRCILLIPDIYNKQHVKELVNMILMKMGFSGIVVHQESVCATFGSGLSSACIVDVGDQKTSVCCVEDGVSHRNTRLCLAYGGSDVSRCFYWLMQRAGFPYRDCQLTNKLDCLLLQHLKETFCHLDQDISGLQDHEFQIRHPDSPALLYQFRLGDEKLQAPMALFYPATFGIVGQKMTTLQHRSQGDPEDPHDEHYLLATQSKQEQSAKATADRKSMSKPGAFEGDLRGQASDISERIYPQEVELGSSQSDCMISGNDSEEPLTAHMSRKTAISQFEGKALGLDKAILHSIDCCASDDTKKKMYSSILVVGGGLMFHKAQEFLQHRILNKMPPSFRRVVENVEVITRPKDMDPRLIAWKGGAVLACLDTTQELWIYQREWQRFGVRMLRERAAFVW; this is encoded by the exons ATGACCCAAGCGGAGAAGGGCGAGGCGGAGAACGGGAAGGACAAGGAGCGCGACCGGGAGCGCGAGCAGCGCGGCGCCAAGCGGCCCATCGTCCCCGCCGCCGTGCCCGAGTCCCTGCAGGAG CAAATACAGAGCAACTTCATCGTGGTGATCCACCCCGGCTCGACCACCCTGCGGCTCGGGAGGGCGACGGACACGCTACCCGTGGGCATTCCCCACGTCATCGCGCGGCGGCACAAGCAGCAAGGGCAGGCGGCCTACAGGGACAGCTGGCTCCTGAGGGACGGGCTCAAT AAACCTGAAAGTACTGAGCAGAGACAAAATGGCCTTAAAATGGTGGACCAAGCAATATGGTCCAAAAAGATGTCAAATGGCGCAAGGCGTATACCAGTGTCACCTGATCAG GCCAGGTCATACAACAGACAGATGCGGCCAGCTATTTTAGATCACAGCTCTGGGGCCAAGTGGACAAACACATCAAATCATCCCGAATTTTTGGTAGGAGAAGAG GCACTGTATGTTAATCCACTAGATTCTTATAATATACATTGGCCTATTAGAAGAGGGCAGTTGAATCTCCACACAGGACCGGGTGGCTCCCTCACTGCCGTATTAGCAGACCTTGAAGTTATATGGTCACATGCAATACAAAAATATCTGGAAATACCATTGAAAGACCTGAAG TATTACAGATGCATTTTACTAATCCCAGACATCTATAATAAACAGCATGTGAAAGAACTGGTAAATATGATCCTAATGAAGATGGGCTTCTCAG GAATAGTTGTACACCAGGAGTCTGTCTGTGCTACTTTTGGAAGTGGTTTAAGCAGCGCATGTATAGTAGATGTGGGAGATCAGAAGACAAGTGTTTGCTGCGTAGAAGATGGTGTTTCCCACCGCAACACAAG GCTGTGCCTTGCATATGGAGGATCTGATGTGTCAAGGTGTTTTTATTGGCTTATGCAACGAGCAGGATTTCCATATAGAGACTGTCAGTTAACTAATAAGTTGGATTGCCTGCTGCTTCAGCACCTAAAGGAGACATTTTGTCACCTAGACCAG GATATTTCTGGATTGCAAGACCATGAATTCCAGATTCGTCATCCGGATTCTCCAGCTTTATTATACCAGTTCCGATTAGGAGATGAAAAACtacag GCTCCAATGGCTCTGTTCTATCCAGCAACTTTTGGAATTGTTGGACAAAAAATGACAACTTTGCAACACAGATCACAAGGTGACCCTGAGGATCCTCATGATGAGCATTATCTGCTAGCCACACAAAGTAAGCAGGAGCAG tcTGCAAAAGCTACAGCTGATAGAAAATCTATGTCGAAGCCTGGTGCATTTGAGGGAGACTTGAGAGGCCAAGCCTCAGACATTTCAGAGAGAATCTACCCACAAGAAGTGGAACTGGGATCTTCCCAGAGCGATTGTATGATATCTGGAAATGATTCAGAGGAACCTTTAACTGCACATATGTCCAGGAAAACAGCTATTTCTCAGTTTGAAGGCAAAGCCTTAGGCCTTGACAAAGCCATTCTTCATAGTATTGACTGCTGCG CATCTGATGATACAAAAAAGAAGATGTACAGCTCCATCTTAGTAGTGGGAGGAGGCCTGATGTTTCATAAAGCTCAAGAGTTTCTTCAACACCGAATTCTCAACAAAATGCCACCTTCTTTTAGAAGAGTTGTTGAAAATGTTGAAGTCATCACAAGACCTAAG GATATGGATCCCCGCTTAATTGCATGGAAAGGAGGTGCAGTTTTAGCCTGTCTTGATACAACTCAGGAGCTATGGATTTATCAACGAGAATGGCAGCGTTTTGGTGTCAGAATGTTACGAGAGCGAGCTGCGTTTGTATGGTAA